From a single Desulfoplanes formicivorans genomic region:
- a CDS encoding glutamine synthetase III family protein, whose product MSGNQSRQDAIKAVTNYTPASAPLNYAEKGVGEIFGSNVFSLKVMEERLPKNVFASIKKTIETGGKLDPSMADAVASAMKDWAVSKGATHYTHVFYPLTGLTAEKHDGFLTPDGKGGALAEFSGKLLIQGEPDASSFPSGGLRATFEARGYTAWDVTNPAYILENPNGTFLCIPTAFVSWTGEALDKKTPLLRSNQALNAQAKRVLALFGRDLDEQVQSFAGPEQEYFLVDRNFYFERPDLQLTGRTLFGAKPAKGQELDDHYFGAIPERVLSFMMNVEHELYKLGVPVKTRHNEVAPGQFEIAPLYEQANLANDHNQTVMTTLKGVAKKHGMACMLHEKPFAGINGSGKHLNYSIGTKSLGSLFDPGETPHENLQFLLFCAAIIRGVHLHGDLLRAVVATAGNDHRLGANEAPPAIMSIYLGEQLTDIFEQIKKGTCNGCKTKGELRVGVDTLPPLPMDAGDRNRTSPFAFTGNRFEFRAVGSNLSIAGPLVSINALLTESLDYIATKLEAMDLSTPEAFKNAVLGIIKEIITKHGNIIFNGNGYSQEWQEEAARRGLPNLKTAVDALPVLTSAPVVEMFTKYGIFSERELASRQEVYLEQYGQHLVTEGLLTVKMAKTMILPAAVRYMRELADTCASLKSVGMDYEMAVLEDVTDKMRSLKKAIGELEVLLETEMEDPLEKARYMGDKVIPAMLKVRECADALEDVVADDLWPLPTYQEMLFIK is encoded by the coding sequence ATGAGTGGCAATCAATCGAGACAAGACGCCATCAAGGCTGTGACCAACTATACGCCCGCTTCCGCGCCCCTCAACTATGCGGAAAAGGGGGTCGGCGAGATTTTCGGGTCCAATGTGTTCAGCCTGAAGGTCATGGAGGAGCGTCTTCCCAAGAATGTTTTTGCTTCCATCAAGAAGACCATTGAGACCGGAGGCAAGCTTGATCCTTCCATGGCTGACGCTGTGGCATCGGCCATGAAGGACTGGGCCGTTTCCAAGGGCGCGACCCATTATACCCATGTTTTTTATCCCCTGACCGGACTCACCGCGGAAAAGCATGATGGGTTTCTTACACCGGACGGCAAGGGGGGCGCTCTGGCCGAATTCAGTGGCAAGCTCCTCATTCAGGGGGAACCGGATGCTTCCAGTTTCCCCTCGGGCGGTCTTCGGGCTACCTTCGAGGCCCGGGGGTATACGGCCTGGGACGTAACCAATCCTGCGTACATACTGGAAAATCCCAATGGCACGTTTTTGTGCATCCCCACGGCCTTTGTCTCCTGGACAGGTGAGGCCCTGGACAAGAAAACCCCTCTTTTGCGTTCCAATCAGGCCCTCAATGCCCAGGCCAAAAGGGTCCTGGCCCTTTTTGGACGTGACCTGGATGAACAGGTTCAATCATTTGCCGGACCCGAGCAGGAATATTTCCTGGTGGATCGCAATTTTTATTTTGAACGCCCGGATCTGCAGCTCACCGGAAGGACCCTGTTCGGAGCCAAGCCGGCCAAGGGCCAGGAACTTGATGATCATTATTTCGGTGCCATTCCCGAGCGTGTTCTTTCCTTTATGATGAATGTGGAACATGAGCTGTATAAACTTGGCGTGCCCGTGAAGACCCGGCATAACGAAGTCGCACCGGGCCAGTTCGAGATCGCTCCCCTCTATGAGCAGGCCAATCTGGCCAACGACCACAATCAGACCGTGATGACCACCCTCAAGGGTGTGGCCAAAAAGCACGGCATGGCCTGCATGCTGCACGAAAAACCCTTTGCCGGGATCAACGGATCGGGCAAGCATCTCAATTATTCCATAGGTACCAAGTCCCTAGGAAGTCTGTTCGATCCAGGTGAAACACCCCACGAAAATCTGCAGTTCTTGCTTTTTTGTGCAGCCATCATTCGCGGCGTGCATCTGCACGGGGATCTCTTGCGGGCTGTTGTGGCCACGGCAGGCAATGATCATCGCCTGGGGGCCAATGAAGCACCGCCAGCCATCATGTCCATTTATCTGGGCGAGCAGCTGACCGATATCTTCGAACAGATCAAAAAGGGCACGTGCAACGGATGCAAGACCAAGGGCGAACTTCGTGTGGGTGTGGACACCCTGCCTCCGCTGCCCATGGATGCCGGCGACAGGAACAGGACCAGTCCCTTTGCCTTTACCGGCAATCGGTTCGAGTTCCGGGCCGTTGGCTCCAACCTGTCCATTGCCGGCCCTCTGGTGTCCATCAATGCTCTGTTGACCGAATCCCTGGATTACATTGCCACCAAGCTGGAGGCCATGGATCTAAGTACTCCCGAAGCCTTCAAAAACGCTGTCCTTGGGATTATCAAGGAGATCATCACCAAACACGGAAACATCATTTTCAACGGGAACGGCTATTCCCAGGAATGGCAGGAAGAAGCGGCCAGGCGCGGGCTTCCCAACCTCAAAACCGCTGTTGATGCCCTGCCTGTGTTGACGTCAGCGCCTGTTGTCGAGATGTTTACCAAGTACGGGATCTTCAGCGAACGGGAATTGGCCAGCCGTCAGGAAGTCTATCTCGAGCAATATGGCCAGCATCTGGTCACTGAGGGGCTTTTGACGGTGAAAATGGCCAAAACCATGATCCTTCCGGCGGCCGTGCGCTACATGCGTGAACTGGCTGATACCTGTGCGAGCCTCAAGTCGGTTGGTATGGACTATGAAATGGCGGTTCTGGAGGATGTCACCGATAAAATGCGCAGCCTGAAAAAGGCCATTGGTGAACTTGAAGTCCTTTTGGAAACAGAGATGGAAGATCCCTTGGAAAAAGCCAGGTACATGGGTGACAAGGTTATCCCGGCCATGCTCAAGGTCCGGGAATGTGCAGACGCCCTGGAGGATGTGGTGGCCGATGATCTCTGGCCCCTGCCGACCTACCAGGAGATGCTGTTTATCAAGTAA
- a CDS encoding precorrin-2 dehydrogenase/sirohydrochlorin ferrochelatase family protein, which yields MRYYPLLLDLHHKNCLVVGAGTVGTRKIRTLLKASPKHLLVLDTAPFSTKLTRLAARHPELVLENRTFSANDLDQKHLVFACTSNRTLNAAIARGCQQRNILCNIIDDPQAGDVVLPSIIQRGDLLVTVSTSGKSPALCRTLRQELDCRFGEEYEILLDLLGRIRQAMLPLGQDSDDNAECFRSLVNSSLLAAIREKDTDEIRTILARLLPKELHPSIGALTHDLFPSL from the coding sequence ATGCGCTATTACCCCCTGCTTCTTGATCTTCACCACAAAAATTGTCTGGTCGTTGGGGCCGGCACAGTCGGTACACGCAAGATCCGTACGCTGCTCAAGGCCTCGCCCAAACATCTGCTTGTTCTGGATACGGCCCCCTTTTCCACCAAACTGACCCGCCTTGCCGCCCGGCATCCGGAGCTTGTTCTGGAAAACCGCACCTTTTCCGCCAACGACCTCGACCAGAAACATCTGGTCTTTGCCTGTACCAGCAATCGAACGCTTAATGCCGCCATTGCCAGGGGGTGCCAGCAACGCAACATTCTGTGCAACATTATTGACGATCCACAGGCCGGTGATGTTGTTCTCCCGTCGATTATCCAGCGGGGAGACCTGCTTGTGACGGTATCGACTTCCGGAAAATCCCCCGCCCTGTGCCGAACCCTCAGACAAGAGCTTGATTGTCGGTTCGGAGAAGAATATGAGATCCTGCTCGACCTTTTGGGCAGAATCAGGCAGGCAATGCTTCCCTTGGGCCAGGATAGTGATGACAACGCCGAATGTTTCAGATCGCTGGTCAATTCTTCCCTGCTTGCAGCCATCCGCGAAAAGGACACCGACGAAATCCGCACCATCCTGGCCAGACTTCTGCCCAAAGAACTCCACCCTTCCATCGGAGCCTTGACCCATGACCTTTTTCCGTCTCTTTGA
- a CDS encoding cytochrome C assembly family protein: MTFFRLFEFLVAFLYFAGALVFLVGLVTHKTSFTKVSIWTTATSFGLHTIDLLVTWLHSGGLGADQGPFYFSLLAWCFLVIFFAFWWRLRMKFLALIASPLALIVFTSSLAISPSTQPVPQTFVGLWFGLHIGALFVSIALLAMAFGSGVTYLYLEKKIKTKARFKGFSRDLPSLHTCDRVNHVSVVAGFPLYTVGILSGFIWAAFTWKHMFSWDPKEVVSLLIWLIFAYVFHQRLAIGWNGRKPAKAAIWLFLLVIASMLFINFFVPTHHQFQM; the protein is encoded by the coding sequence ATGACCTTTTTCCGTCTCTTTGAGTTTTTGGTCGCCTTCCTGTACTTTGCAGGAGCTCTTGTGTTTCTTGTAGGTCTGGTGACGCACAAAACATCCTTCACAAAAGTCTCCATCTGGACCACGGCGACCAGTTTTGGACTGCACACCATTGATCTTCTGGTCACCTGGCTGCATTCCGGAGGACTTGGGGCGGACCAGGGACCCTTTTATTTCAGCCTGCTGGCCTGGTGTTTTCTGGTCATTTTCTTCGCATTCTGGTGGAGGCTGCGCATGAAATTCCTGGCACTCATCGCCTCTCCCCTCGCCCTCATCGTGTTCACCTCATCTTTGGCCATTTCTCCATCCACCCAGCCCGTTCCCCAGACCTTTGTGGGTCTTTGGTTCGGACTGCACATAGGCGCCCTGTTCGTGAGCATTGCCCTGCTGGCCATGGCCTTCGGGTCCGGGGTAACCTATCTGTATCTGGAAAAAAAAATCAAAACCAAAGCGCGTTTCAAGGGCTTTTCCCGGGATCTTCCCTCCCTGCACACCTGTGACCGCGTCAATCATGTCAGCGTGGTGGCCGGGTTTCCCTTGTACACCGTGGGTATCCTCAGCGGATTCATCTGGGCGGCCTTTACCTGGAAACACATGTTCAGCTGGGACCCCAAGGAAGTTGTTTCCCTGCTCATCTGGCTGATCTTCGCCTATGTCTTCCACCAGCGACTGGCCATTGGCTGGAACGGCCGCAAACCGGCCAAGGCAGCCATCTGGCTCTTTCTTCTGGTGATCGCCTCCATGCTGTTCATCAATTTTTTCGTGCCCACGCACCACCAGTTTCAGATGTAG
- the hemA gene encoding glutamyl-tRNA reductase, whose amino-acid sequence MNQTIYLIGLNHRTADVSIREQLALPDCNPCLQGLVRPDGPIREALILSTCNRVEFLVVGDPQKDPVQEVLHFWGSTCSVDAQTISKHAYTYQGLEAIHHLFTVASSLDSMILGEPQILGQLKQAYRKAVEYGSARVIVSRALHKAFSVAKRVRTETAIASNAVSISYAAVELAKRIFGDLAPQRAMLVGAGEMAELAATHLLGAGIQGITVANRTLCRGEELADKFGGKAIAFEELVDHLPEVDIIISSTGSQHAVIRARDVKKVLKKRKHRPMFFIDIAVPRDIDPDVNGLDNVYLYDIDDLKEVVEENLAERKEEAGKAELIVKEEVDSFALWLKSLALKPTIVDLLERGEAIAEKEIKKTLKSLGPEVSPAVHEALQVLAHSLIGKLYCEPIAYLKRRSKEEDTLTKCIHDTRRMFNLDNEQVPQDAHKDRKTRTCPHKTANERFWPHK is encoded by the coding sequence ATGAATCAAACCATCTACCTCATAGGCCTCAATCACCGGACAGCCGATGTCTCCATCAGGGAGCAGCTGGCCCTGCCGGATTGCAATCCCTGTTTGCAAGGACTGGTCAGACCTGACGGTCCCATCAGGGAAGCCCTGATCCTTTCCACATGCAATCGGGTTGAATTTCTGGTTGTTGGCGATCCTCAAAAAGACCCTGTTCAGGAAGTGCTCCATTTCTGGGGATCAACGTGCTCTGTAGATGCGCAAACCATCAGCAAACACGCCTACACCTATCAGGGCCTTGAAGCCATCCATCACCTGTTTACTGTTGCGTCCAGCCTGGATTCCATGATTCTGGGAGAACCCCAGATCCTCGGACAACTCAAGCAGGCCTACCGCAAGGCCGTGGAATACGGCAGTGCCCGGGTTATCGTCAGCAGGGCCCTGCACAAGGCCTTTTCCGTGGCCAAACGCGTGCGCACGGAAACGGCCATTGCCTCCAATGCGGTCTCCATCAGCTATGCAGCCGTGGAGCTGGCCAAGCGCATTTTCGGCGATCTTGCACCCCAGCGTGCCATGCTGGTGGGTGCAGGCGAAATGGCCGAACTTGCGGCAACCCATCTTCTGGGAGCGGGTATTCAGGGTATCACTGTGGCCAACAGAACCCTTTGCCGAGGGGAAGAACTGGCTGACAAATTCGGCGGCAAGGCCATCGCTTTTGAAGAGCTGGTCGATCACCTTCCCGAGGTGGACATCATCATCAGTTCCACGGGATCACAGCATGCGGTCATCAGGGCACGGGACGTCAAAAAGGTTCTCAAAAAACGCAAGCACCGGCCCATGTTCTTCATAGACATTGCGGTCCCCAGGGATATCGATCCCGACGTGAACGGATTGGACAATGTCTATCTTTATGACATCGACGATCTCAAGGAAGTGGTGGAAGAAAACCTTGCCGAGCGCAAGGAAGAGGCGGGCAAGGCCGAGCTCATTGTCAAAGAGGAAGTGGACAGCTTTGCCCTCTGGCTCAAGTCCCTGGCCCTCAAACCCACCATTGTGGACCTTTTGGAACGGGGAGAGGCCATTGCCGAAAAAGAGATCAAAAAGACCCTCAAATCCCTTGGTCCCGAGGTATCGCCGGCCGTTCACGAGGCCCTTCAGGTCCTTGCCCATTCCCTCATCGGCAAATTGTACTGCGAACCCATTGCCTATCTCAAACGCCGAAGCAAAGAAGAAGACACCCTTACCAAATGCATCCACGACACCCGCAGGATGTTCAATCTTGACAACGAACAGGTTCCCCAGGACGCCCACAAGGACCGCAAAACCAGAACATGTCCCCACAAGACAGCCAATGAACGATTTTGGCCCCACAAATAA
- the tilS gene encoding tRNA lysidine(34) synthetase TilS produces the protein MTTWRLQDLPPKWAHFCLGIERFVTKELNVRLQDTTLVIAYSTGVDSTALLYIFHMLAPRLHLRLVGANLDHGLRPEAAREQQIARQTCSQLGIPLECARRDIASLARQQSLGLEETGRLERYRFLEAVRAKHNADFILTAHQADDLAEDVLMRLIRGVGWPGLAGMAGVDQDRHLVRPLLQTPKQVLEQFLTHLGITWEKDASNADPSFLRNRVRSTILPLFLQENPGFLKTVYQLWQCGQADRSFWDQRLAQHLQGRKQYIPSSLAGLDKAERCRLIKHVLESMGPGQPLAESISRLDALWQNRATGKTVQFPGDKTATITRDGIEFSWKP, from the coding sequence ATGACCACCTGGCGCCTTCAGGATCTTCCCCCCAAATGGGCTCATTTCTGTCTGGGAATCGAACGGTTTGTCACCAAAGAGCTGAACGTTCGGCTCCAGGACACAACCCTGGTCATTGCCTATTCCACCGGGGTCGACTCCACGGCACTGCTGTACATTTTCCATATGCTGGCGCCCCGTCTGCACCTGCGTCTGGTGGGAGCCAACCTTGACCACGGGCTCAGACCCGAGGCCGCGCGGGAGCAACAGATAGCCCGACAAACATGCAGCCAACTGGGCATCCCCCTGGAATGCGCCCGCAGGGACATTGCATCCCTTGCCCGCCAACAGAGTCTGGGGCTGGAAGAGACCGGACGCCTGGAACGGTATCGCTTTCTGGAGGCTGTCAGGGCAAAGCACAACGCCGATTTCATCCTCACGGCCCATCAAGCCGATGATCTGGCCGAAGATGTGCTCATGCGGCTGATCCGGGGTGTTGGATGGCCCGGCCTGGCAGGCATGGCCGGGGTTGACCAGGATCGACACCTTGTGCGCCCCCTTTTGCAAACCCCCAAGCAGGTTCTTGAACAATTTCTGACTCATCTGGGCATCACCTGGGAAAAGGACGCGAGCAATGCGGATCCCTCTTTTTTACGCAACCGGGTCCGATCAACCATTCTTCCCCTGTTTCTTCAAGAGAACCCTGGTTTTCTCAAAACCGTGTACCAGTTGTGGCAATGCGGTCAGGCCGACCGTTCCTTCTGGGACCAGCGCCTTGCCCAGCACCTTCAGGGCCGAAAACAATACATCCCTTCCAGCCTGGCCGGTCTGGACAAGGCCGAACGCTGCCGATTGATCAAGCATGTGCTTGAATCCATGGGCCCGGGACAACCCCTGGCAGAATCGATCTCCCGACTTGATGCCCTCTGGCAGAACAGAGCCACCGGGAAAACCGTGCAGTTTCCCGGAGACAAGACCGCAACCATAACCCGGGACGGGATCGAGTTTTCCTGGAAACCATAA
- the nadD gene encoding nicotinate-nucleotide adenylyltransferase has product MQTIGILGGSFNPPHIAHLRLALEVREQLGLNRIDLVPAAVPPHKETRNLLPFSVRYKLLRDTVQDLAGMRVNDLEARRQGPSYTYDTLQAYRLSDPQDRLFFIMGSEDLVLLSSWYKAACLPQLAHLVVVCRGGVDRPEADELIRNIWPASRMTPTGWHLPRGHLAIFFLEMNRLDISSSLIRDKWRKGQSIRYLVPDSVEHYVQEHREEVARVWGEGTSPAGANSPQDVDAV; this is encoded by the coding sequence ATGCAAACAATCGGTATTCTGGGCGGTTCCTTTAATCCTCCTCACATCGCGCATCTTCGCCTAGCCCTGGAGGTGCGTGAGCAGCTTGGTCTCAATCGCATCGACCTGGTACCGGCGGCCGTTCCTCCCCACAAGGAAACCCGGAACCTTTTGCCTTTTTCCGTCAGGTACAAGCTGCTCAGGGATACGGTCCAGGATCTTGCCGGGATGCGGGTCAATGATCTTGAAGCCCGACGGCAAGGACCTTCCTATACCTATGATACATTGCAGGCGTATCGATTGTCCGATCCACAAGATCGTCTTTTTTTCATCATGGGCAGCGAAGATCTTGTCCTGTTGTCTTCATGGTACAAGGCCGCGTGTCTGCCGCAATTGGCCCATCTGGTGGTTGTTTGCAGGGGCGGGGTGGATCGCCCGGAAGCTGATGAACTGATCAGAAACATATGGCCTGCAAGCCGCATGACCCCCACGGGCTGGCACCTTCCCAGGGGACACCTGGCCATTTTTTTCCTTGAAATGAACCGGCTTGACATCAGCTCTTCCCTTATCCGGGATAAATGGCGAAAGGGGCAATCCATTCGTTATCTCGTGCCGGATTCTGTTGAACACTATGTGCAGGAGCACAGGGAAGAGGTGGCAAGGGTCTGGGGAGAGGGGACTTCACCAGCAGGGGCAAACAGCCCGCAGGATGTGGATGCCGTGTGA
- a CDS encoding YkvA family protein, whose product MDINAILKKIDKDFILSKAEKLGNTDFAKVLKESETIQKLAAKEGPLQKFVNDVTLLIALVKDYYTGTYRDIPIKSVAAIAFTLLYILNPLDLIPDFLPGIGQLDDAAVVALCLKIIRDDLDKYAQHTTQQPDTKS is encoded by the coding sequence GTGGACATTAACGCCATCCTGAAAAAAATCGACAAGGATTTCATCCTTTCCAAAGCCGAAAAACTCGGGAACACTGATTTTGCCAAGGTTCTCAAGGAATCGGAAACCATTCAAAAACTGGCGGCCAAAGAAGGACCGCTCCAGAAATTTGTCAACGACGTCACCCTGCTCATCGCTCTGGTCAAAGACTATTACACGGGAACCTATCGGGATATCCCCATCAAGAGTGTGGCGGCCATTGCATTCACCCTGCTGTATATTCTCAATCCCCTGGATCTGATTCCCGATTTTCTGCCGGGCATCGGCCAGCTGGATGATGCAGCCGTTGTGGCCCTGTGCCTCAAGATCATCAGAGACGACCTTGACAAATATGCCCAGCACACGACCCAACAACCCGACACCAAATCATGA
- the hrpB gene encoding ATP-dependent helicase HrpB: protein MSFISFPDLPIIPVLGDLTSALGSCNRAVLQALPGAGKTTIVPLHLMHEPWLEGRKILVLEPRRLAARAACMRMADLLGQQPGQEIGYITRLDTRTSKQARVEILTEGILTKRLQNDPELDDVGLIIFDEFHERSIHADLGLTLSLDVQENLREDLRILIMSATLDTRSLVHILGHKTPVITAPGQCHPVVTRYLPPERYQRIEHHTAAVIQKVLVDEPGSILVFLPGVPEISRVLGLLESADLPDHVRVVPLFGNQSRAEQDKALNPAPQGSRKVVLATSIAETSLTIEGIRIVIDAGLCRVSRYSPRTGMDRLETLPVSTSSADQRRGRAGRLEPGVCFRLWSKARHASLPPHLPPEIMTRDLCDLILTLADWGTTELSDLEWITPPPQPHQDKARSLLIQLGALDRQGRITPHGREMQLMGTHPRLAHLIIQAGKLNMAWTGCVTAALFMERDIFDHARGNHKDRDIRLRLDALDHVIRNKQPAHRINRAVCKRILTQARLWKRKINAKDDRLFPESCGNLLSLAFPDRIARRRSASTHETGYQLANGKAARFPGTDPLTTFPWLVIPELDDKGREAVIQLAAPIEQTWLEEHLPHMWQTRKAYAWDPARKEVMAQEILSFGKITVRSSRLTRPDPHKLQEITIRAVQEHGLNLLPWNKASRVWLCRVRFLLNCGVELPAHDDATLLRELETWLAPFFPQPIPRLDTIDLVAALKSRLSWDQQQQVEKLAPTHLTVPSGSRIPVNYEGEVPVLAVRIQELFGWQQTPKIAGGRVGLCIHLLSPAHRPVQITSDLAGFWQTGYPDVKKELKGRYPKHYWPDDPFTARATKKTKKGMGL, encoded by the coding sequence ATGTCTTTCATTTCATTTCCAGATCTACCGATCATTCCGGTTCTAGGGGATCTGACCTCCGCCCTTGGTTCGTGCAATCGCGCGGTTTTGCAGGCCCTTCCCGGTGCCGGAAAAACCACCATCGTCCCCCTGCATCTCATGCATGAACCCTGGCTTGAGGGCCGCAAGATCCTGGTTCTCGAACCGCGACGACTGGCCGCCCGGGCAGCCTGCATGCGCATGGCCGATCTCCTCGGACAGCAGCCCGGGCAGGAAATCGGGTACATCACCCGTCTGGATACGCGGACATCCAAACAGGCTCGCGTGGAGATACTCACCGAAGGCATTCTGACCAAACGTCTCCAGAACGATCCCGAACTTGATGATGTGGGACTGATCATCTTTGACGAATTTCACGAACGGTCCATCCACGCCGACCTGGGGCTGACCCTGAGTCTGGACGTTCAGGAAAACCTGCGTGAGGACCTGCGCATCCTGATCATGTCGGCCACGCTGGATACCAGGAGTCTTGTGCATATCCTTGGCCACAAAACTCCGGTCATCACGGCCCCGGGACAATGCCATCCCGTTGTCACACGATATCTCCCCCCGGAACGATACCAGCGCATCGAACACCATACGGCAGCAGTCATTCAAAAGGTTCTTGTGGACGAACCTGGAAGCATCCTGGTTTTTCTGCCAGGTGTGCCGGAGATTTCACGGGTCCTCGGCCTTCTTGAATCCGCCGATCTGCCTGACCATGTTCGCGTTGTTCCCCTGTTCGGCAATCAGAGCAGGGCAGAGCAGGACAAGGCTCTCAACCCCGCCCCCCAAGGATCGCGCAAGGTGGTTCTTGCCACCTCCATTGCCGAGACGTCTCTTACCATCGAAGGCATACGCATAGTCATTGATGCGGGTCTCTGCCGCGTTTCCAGATACTCTCCCCGAACCGGCATGGACCGGTTGGAAACCCTGCCCGTGTCCACAAGTTCGGCGGACCAGCGCAGAGGCCGGGCAGGACGTCTTGAACCGGGGGTGTGCTTTCGCCTGTGGAGCAAAGCCCGACACGCTTCCCTTCCGCCCCACCTGCCTCCCGAGATCATGACCAGGGATCTGTGCGATCTGATCCTGACCCTTGCTGACTGGGGCACCACCGAGCTGAGCGATCTCGAGTGGATCACGCCGCCCCCGCAGCCCCATCAGGACAAGGCCCGGTCACTGCTGATCCAACTCGGTGCCCTTGACCGACAAGGACGCATTACCCCACACGGACGAGAGATGCAGCTGATGGGTACCCATCCCCGACTGGCCCACCTCATCATTCAAGCAGGCAAGCTGAACATGGCATGGACAGGGTGCGTCACAGCCGCCCTGTTCATGGAACGTGATATCTTCGACCATGCCCGCGGCAACCATAAAGATCGTGATATCCGCCTCAGACTCGACGCTCTGGACCATGTGATCCGCAACAAACAACCTGCTCACCGGATCAACCGTGCCGTGTGCAAACGAATTCTCACTCAGGCACGTCTCTGGAAACGAAAGATCAACGCAAAAGACGATAGGCTCTTCCCCGAATCATGCGGCAATCTTCTTTCCCTGGCCTTTCCCGATCGCATCGCACGCCGCCGATCAGCCAGCACCCATGAAACAGGCTACCAGCTTGCCAACGGCAAGGCAGCCAGGTTCCCGGGAACAGATCCTCTGACCACCTTTCCCTGGCTGGTCATTCCGGAACTGGATGACAAGGGAAGGGAAGCTGTGATCCAGCTGGCCGCGCCCATTGAACAGACCTGGCTGGAAGAGCATCTCCCCCACATGTGGCAAACCCGGAAAGCGTATGCATGGGACCCTGCGCGCAAGGAGGTCATGGCCCAGGAAATCCTTTCCTTTGGCAAGATAACGGTCCGGTCGTCCCGTCTGACCCGTCCTGATCCCCACAAACTCCAGGAGATAACCATCCGGGCCGTTCAGGAACATGGACTTAATCTGCTTCCCTGGAACAAAGCCAGCCGTGTGTGGCTCTGTCGGGTGCGCTTTCTCCTCAACTGCGGGGTGGAACTTCCCGCACATGACGATGCAACCCTACTGCGCGAACTCGAAACATGGCTGGCGCCCTTTTTCCCCCAGCCCATACCCCGGCTGGACACCATTGATCTGGTGGCCGCCCTGAAATCGCGACTCTCATGGGACCAACAGCAGCAGGTGGAAAAACTGGCCCCCACCCATCTGACCGTCCCCAGCGGTTCGCGCATTCCTGTGAATTATGAAGGAGAAGTGCCTGTTCTTGCAGTCCGGATTCAGGAACTTTTCGGATGGCAGCAAACCCCAAAAATTGCCGGTGGCAGGGTTGGTCTCTGCATCCATCTTCTCTCCCCGGCCCACCGCCCCGTCCAGATCACCTCGGATCTGGCCGGGTTCTGGCAGACAGGGTATCCGGACGTCAAAAAAGAACTCAAGGGACGCTACCCCAAGCACTACTGGCCCGACGACCCCTTCACGGCCAGGGCAACGAAAAAAACAAAAAAAGGCATGGGGCTGTAA